In a genomic window of Heterodontus francisci isolate sHetFra1 chromosome 21, sHetFra1.hap1, whole genome shotgun sequence:
- the LOC137381210 gene encoding probable G-protein coupled receptor 139, with protein sequence MHRPMQWVRNIFYVILAIIGVPVNLVTIVILSKGNCGLSSCTTRYLVAMSTADLLVIITDIILRKMNDYYFPLNFLDLTSVCRSHYFLIRAAIDCSVWFTIAFTLDRFVAICCQKLKSKYCTRKTATVVLSTTSILLCLKNIPTYFRYKPRRVIDNAEWRCSNKPSYFSDPRWIGFAMFEKALTPLLPFMLILLLNVLTFRHILVTSRVRQRLRGESKKDNHNDCEMERRRKSLILLFTISGSFIFLWLLYMLYIFRIGDFLDDESYYIFVKVAYMLRNLSCCTNTFIYVVTQSEFREQLKSTVKYAVTSIIKLINKQNN encoded by the exons atgcaccgaccaatgcaatgggtgcggaacatattctatgtgatccttgctataattggtgttcctg ttaatttagtgacaattgtgatcctgtccaagggaaattgcggactctccagctgcaccacccgctacctggtggccatgtcaacggcagatctactggttatTATCACTGATATCATACTCCGGAAAAtgaatgattattatttcccattaaatttcctggacctcacctctgtgtgtcgctctcattatttcctgatccgtgcagccatcgactgttccgtctggttcaccatcgctttcacattggatcgttttgtcgccatttgttgccagaagctgaaatcaaaatattgcaccaggaaaactgccactgtggttctatcaacaaccagcattctgctctgtctaaaaaatattcccacctactttagatataaacctAGACGGGTAATCGACAATGCAGAATGGCGCTGCTcgaataagccaagctatttttctgaccctcgatggattggatttgcaatgtttgaaaaagctttaacaccattacTGCCATTCatgttaattctgttgctgaacgttctgacgttcagacacattttagtgaccagtcgagttcgtcagagactgaggggtgagagcaagaaagataatcacaatgactgtgaaatggagagaagaaggaagtctttgattttactcttcaccatatctggcagtttcatatttttgTGGTTGCTGTATATGTTATATATTTTTCGTATTGGTGATTTCTTAGATGATGAATCTTACTATATATTTGTAAAggttgcatatatgctgcggaatttaagttgctgtacaaacacatttatttatgtggtcactcagtccgagttcagagagcagttaaagagcacggtgaaatatgcagttacatcaattattaaattaattaataaacaaaacaactga